From the genome of Scytonema hofmannii PCC 7110, one region includes:
- a CDS encoding UPF0175 family protein: MKTVSMEFPDSVFSALRKDPNEFAQQMRIAAAVKWYELGEISQGKAAEIAGLNRADFINILLFYKVSPFQYTSQELAEEIASFDE; the protein is encoded by the coding sequence ATGAAAACTGTATCTATGGAATTTCCAGACAGCGTTTTTTCTGCTCTCAGAAAAGATCCCAATGAATTTGCTCAACAAATGAGAATAGCTGCTGCTGTCAAATGGTATGAACTTGGAGAAATTTCTCAAGGAAAAGCAGCAGAAATTGCTGGTTTAAATAGAGCGGATTTTATAAATATTCTCCTTTTCTATAAGGTTTCTCCTTTTCAATATACTTCTCAAGAATTAGCTGAAGAAATTGCTTCTTTCGATGAATAA
- a CDS encoding class I SAM-dependent methyltransferase, with protein MNESLTQKIRNDFDRIALHDQQGWDHNNHYHRFLLKQLPNRCQTVLDVGCGTGEFSRLLANRADQVIAIDLSPNMIEVAKERSSQFSNIDFQVADVLKCQFPAEKFDAIVAIATLHHLPVESLLPNLKAALKPSGRLVILDLLEQSNLLDKLSDFVAVPLNWLFQMLLNRHIQQSPEAAAAMREHLRTDKYFTLSQARQIYTHSMRGAKVRKHLFWRYSVIWEKSAAA; from the coding sequence ATGAATGAGAGCTTGACTCAAAAAATTCGGAATGATTTTGATCGCATTGCTCTGCACGATCAACAGGGGTGGGATCATAACAATCACTATCACCGTTTTCTACTTAAACAATTACCAAACCGTTGTCAAACTGTTCTTGATGTCGGTTGTGGAACAGGTGAGTTTTCACGTCTTCTGGCTAACCGTGCCGATCAAGTTATTGCTATCGACTTATCTCCAAACATGATCGAGGTTGCCAAGGAGCGTTCAAGCCAGTTTTCAAATATTGATTTTCAAGTTGCTGATGTTTTGAAGTGCCAGTTTCCAGCCGAAAAGTTTGATGCTATTGTGGCGATCGCCACACTTCACCATTTGCCAGTCGAAAGCTTGCTGCCTAATCTGAAAGCTGCCTTAAAACCTAGTGGTAGGTTGGTGATTTTGGATTTACTAGAACAGTCGAATCTGCTAGATAAGTTGAGCGATTTTGTCGCTGTTCCCCTCAACTGGCTATTTCAGATGCTTCTGAATAGGCATATTCAACAATCACCCGAAGCAGCAGCAGCGATGAGAGAGCATCTTCGCACAGACAAGTACTTTACCCTTTCACAAGCACGGCAAATTTACACACACTCAATGAGGGGAGCGAAAGTTAGAAAACACTTGTTTTGGCGATATTCAGTAATTTGGGAGAAGTCGGCGGCGGCATAA
- a CDS encoding GNAT family N-acetyltransferase: protein MIIRKLTKHDAEDYRNIRLEALYNNPDSFGTMYHEEAIKTIDKFRDRISVDNNNFILGCSEDKELIGIVAFHQEERIKVRHKAYIRSMFVKQEYRGKGIGKLLLNELIERAKAINEIEILLLDVVTNNISAKQLYLSFGFKIYGIEKMAYKFSNQYFDMESMSLQIK, encoded by the coding sequence ATGATAATTAGAAAATTAACCAAACATGATGCAGAAGATTATAGGAATATCAGATTAGAAGCTTTATATAACAATCCAGATTCATTTGGCACAATGTATCATGAAGAAGCAATTAAGACGATAGATAAATTTAGGGATAGAATATCAGTAGATAACAATAACTTTATATTGGGCTGCTCTGAGGATAAAGAGTTAATTGGAATAGTCGCATTTCATCAAGAAGAAAGAATAAAAGTAAGGCATAAAGCATATATTCGTAGTATGTTTGTTAAACAAGAATATCGAGGAAAAGGTATAGGTAAATTACTACTGAATGAATTAATTGAAAGAGCAAAGGCTATTAATGAGATAGAAATATTATTACTTGATGTTGTTACAAATAATATATCAGCAAAACAACTTTATTTATCATTTGGCTTTAAAATATATGGAATAGAGAAAATGGCGTATAAATTTAGTAATCAATATTTTGATATGGAATCTATGTCTTTACAGATTAAATAA
- a CDS encoding element excision factor XisI family protein, which produces MQPNCLKVLAEQASKSFVQYTRVHGCLIHIDIIDHQVWIQRDGTEDGIANDLIAAGVPTKDIVIGFHPPELRPYTKYAIAM; this is translated from the coding sequence TTGCAACCAAACTGTTTGAAGGTACTTGCAGAGCAAGCTTCAAAATCGTTTGTTCAATATACCAGAGTTCATGGATGTCTGATTCATATTGACATTATCGACCACCAGGTTTGGATTCAACGAGATGGAACTGAAGACGGTATTGCTAACGATCTAATTGCTGCTGGAGTTCCCACAAAAGATATTGTTATTGGTTTCCATCCTCCTGAACTCCGACCTTATACTAAATATGCTATCGCTATGTAA
- a CDS encoding type II toxin-antitoxin system VapC family toxin gives MSYLLDTCVISDFIKGEENTLKRLKSTSPADIFISSLTLMEVKYGLAINPQKALKIQSAIEAFLSSITILSFAASEAEQAAQIRSILKTAGTPIGAYDVLIAATALTHNHILVTSNEREFQRVPNLQIENWRSS, from the coding sequence ATGAGTTATTTACTAGATACTTGCGTAATTAGTGATTTTATTAAGGGAGAAGAAAACACTCTTAAGCGATTAAAATCTACTTCTCCTGCTGATATTTTTATTTCATCCTTAACACTAATGGAAGTGAAATATGGATTAGCAATTAATCCCCAAAAGGCTCTTAAAATTCAATCGGCGATCGAAGCTTTCTTAAGTTCAATTACAATATTATCTTTTGCTGCGTCAGAAGCCGAACAAGCTGCTCAGATTAGAAGCATTCTGAAAACAGCAGGTACTCCTATCGGTGCATATGATGTACTGATTGCAGCAACAGCACTAACTCATAATCATATTCTGGTAACATCCAACGAGAGAGAATTTCAAAGAGTACCAAATTTGCAAATCGAGAATTGGCGTTCTTCTTAA
- a CDS encoding DUF433 domain-containing protein, which translates to MSKRTQLLEAIVALPEELVDQALTYVQMLQNPIQITPGVCSGQARIRNTRIPVLTLVAYRQQGAPDEELLANYPGLTAADLDAAWDYYEQNREQIDREIAQDESISIVK; encoded by the coding sequence ATGAGTAAAAGGACTCAACTGCTCGAAGCAATTGTAGCCCTGCCAGAGGAGCTAGTTGACCAGGCTTTGACCTATGTGCAGATGTTGCAAAATCCGATTCAGATTACACCGGGAGTTTGCTCCGGGCAGGCGCGGATTCGGAATACGCGAATTCCGGTATTGACTTTGGTAGCATATCGTCAACAGGGTGCGCCGGACGAGGAATTATTGGCAAACTATCCTGGCTTGACTGCTGCCGATCTGGATGCGGCTTGGGATTATTATGAGCAAAATCGCGAGCAGATTGATCGAGAGATTGCCCAAGATGAGTCAATCTCCATAGTAAAATGA
- a CDS encoding UDP-glucose dehydrogenase family protein, giving the protein MRVCVIGTGYVGLVTGACLAHIGHDVICVDNNEEKVKIMKSGQSPIFEPGLSEIMQSAINAEKIEFTTDLAAGVAHGEILFIAVGTPPLPTGESDTRYVEAVARGIGAHLDGGYKVIVNKSTVPIGSGDWVRMIVLDGIAERQKTLVTAGGASELEKLPEITAEFDVVSNPEFLREGSAVYDTFNPDRIVLGGNSARAIALMKQLYAPIVERKFAENQSLPPVPVLATDLSSAEMIKYAANAFLATKISFINEVANICDRVGADVTQVAKGIGLDSRIGNKFLNAGIGWGGSCFPKDVAALIHTADDYGYEAQLMKAAVSVNERQRLIAIEKLQQALKILKGKSVGLLGLTFKPDTDDMRDAPALNIIEQLNRLGAKVKAYDPIVSQTGMRHGLTGVLVETDAERLADGCDALVLVTEWEQFKNLDYAKMAQLMSHPVMIDGRNYLDPETMIRAGFQYIGVGR; this is encoded by the coding sequence ATGCGTGTTTGTGTTATAGGTACTGGTTACGTTGGTTTGGTGACAGGTGCGTGCTTAGCTCACATTGGTCATGATGTTATTTGTGTAGACAATAACGAAGAAAAAGTTAAAATCATGAAGTCCGGGCAATCACCAATATTTGAGCCTGGACTATCAGAAATTATGCAATCTGCGATTAATGCAGAAAAAATTGAATTTACAACAGATTTGGCTGCGGGCGTTGCTCACGGGGAAATTCTGTTTATTGCAGTCGGAACACCACCTCTACCAACTGGTGAGAGCGATACTCGCTACGTTGAAGCTGTTGCTCGTGGTATTGGTGCTCACTTAGATGGTGGTTATAAGGTCATTGTTAACAAGTCCACAGTGCCTATTGGTTCTGGAGACTGGGTGCGGATGATTGTTTTGGATGGCATTGCCGAACGTCAAAAAACACTTGTGACTGCAGGTGGGGCTTCAGAATTAGAGAAATTACCTGAGATTACAGCTGAGTTTGATGTCGTTAGTAACCCAGAATTTCTACGGGAAGGTTCGGCAGTCTATGATACTTTTAATCCAGACCGTATTGTGTTGGGAGGCAACAGTGCTAGAGCGATCGCTTTGATGAAGCAACTCTATGCTCCCATTGTTGAGCGTAAGTTTGCTGAAAATCAATCTCTACCTCCAGTACCAGTATTGGCAACAGATTTGAGTTCGGCAGAAATGATTAAATATGCCGCTAACGCTTTCTTAGCAACCAAGATTAGTTTTATTAACGAAGTTGCTAACATTTGCGATCGCGTTGGTGCTGACGTGACTCAAGTGGCTAAGGGTATCGGTTTAGACTCCCGTATCGGTAACAAATTCTTGAATGCTGGTATTGGTTGGGGTGGTTCTTGTTTCCCCAAAGACGTTGCAGCGCTCATTCATACTGCTGATGACTACGGTTATGAAGCTCAGTTAATGAAAGCAGCTGTGAGCGTTAACGAACGTCAGCGTTTAATTGCAATTGAAAAACTGCAGCAAGCCCTGAAAATCCTCAAGGGTAAATCTGTTGGATTATTGGGTTTAACCTTTAAGCCGGATACAGATGATATGCGTGATGCGCCCGCCCTCAATATTATTGAGCAGTTGAACCGCTTGGGAGCAAAAGTTAAAGCATATGACCCCATTGTTTCCCAAACAGGTATGCGTCATGGTTTGACTGGCGTGTTGGTGGAAACTGATGCGGAAAGACTGGCTGATGGTTGTGATGCATTGGTGTTGGTTACTGAATGGGAACAATTCAAGAACTTAGATTACGCCAAAATGGCTCAACTGATGAGTCATCCAGTGATGATTGATGGTCGTAACTATCTCGATCCCGAAACAATGATTCGGGCTGGGTTCCAATATATTGGTGTTGGTCGGTAG
- a CDS encoding UDP-glucuronic acid decarboxylase family protein, with translation MRILVTGGAGFIGSHLIDRLITDGHEVICLDNFYTGHKRNILKWLDHPYFEMIRHDITEPIRLEVDQIYHLACPASPVHYQYNPVKTVKTNVMGTLNMLGLAKRVKARFLLASTSEVYGDPNVHPQNEEYWGNVNPIGIRSCYDEGKRIAETLTFDYYRQSKVDVRVARIFNTYGPRMLENDGRVVSNFVVQALRGTPLTVYGEGSQTRSFCYVSDLVDGLMRLMNNEYVGPVNLGNPDEYTILQLAQAVQNLVNPDAEIQFEPLPSDDPRRRRPDITRAKTWLNWEPSVPLQEGLKLTIEDFRERIKNG, from the coding sequence ATGAGAATTTTGGTAACGGGCGGTGCTGGATTTATTGGCTCCCATCTCATCGATCGGCTAATAACCGATGGACATGAAGTCATTTGCTTAGACAATTTTTATACAGGACACAAACGCAACATTTTAAAGTGGCTGGATCACCCATATTTTGAGATGATCCGTCATGATATTACCGAGCCAATTAGATTGGAAGTCGATCAAATCTACCATCTGGCTTGTCCTGCTTCCCCAGTACATTACCAGTACAATCCCGTAAAAACAGTGAAAACTAACGTCATGGGTACGTTGAATATGCTGGGATTGGCTAAGCGCGTTAAAGCAAGATTTTTGTTAGCTTCAACGAGTGAAGTATACGGCGATCCAAACGTTCATCCCCAAAATGAAGAGTACTGGGGTAACGTGAATCCTATTGGAATTCGCTCTTGCTATGACGAAGGAAAGCGCATTGCTGAAACTCTGACTTTTGATTATTACAGACAAAGTAAAGTTGATGTCCGAGTGGCAAGAATATTTAACACCTACGGACCTCGAATGCTGGAAAACGACGGTCGGGTAGTTAGCAACTTTGTGGTTCAAGCGTTGCGGGGTACTCCTCTGACTGTTTATGGAGAGGGTTCGCAAACCCGCAGTTTTTGCTATGTATCCGACTTGGTAGACGGTCTAATGCGTCTGATGAATAACGAATACGTCGGTCCGGTAAATTTAGGAAATCCTGATGAGTATACAATTTTACAGTTAGCACAAGCAGTGCAAAACCTGGTTAATCCTGACGCAGAAATTCAGTTTGAGCCATTACCTTCAGACGATCCACGTCGTCGCCGCCCTGATATTACAAGAGCAAAAACTTGGTTAAATTGGGAACCTAGCGTTCCTTTGCAAGAGGGTTTAAAACTGACTATAGAAGATTTTCGCGAGCGGATCAAAAATGGTTAA
- a CDS encoding WD40 repeat domain-containing protein, producing MVSNAEPPRSENSDQTWEYLPATSHDVDQIAFSPDGKILASYYGRSVESVKLWDVASGKQLYAAKWVDLQDLAGGNEGLDFMNYQPLFFSPNGKALTWKGFVWDLALGKVVNVKALKSPFKRFQWHNVAVSPDLQIAVSTDHDAGIIKLWETSTGTEIYTFFLENKVRDIYVNQFSPDGKIFASLIWFWDYGDVSPNRRGEETIKLWEVETGTELCSIPLPGVTGETKYRGTLAFSSDGRILASNCGDTWRRVIVLSETATGKEICRFQGFRRKNFAGLDKIVSLAFSPDDQFLASGDSTGTITLWQIKKGWLQPLTAKKIQTFIDNAFNEPVKTLAFSPDRQTLASGLGDNNGGILLWDVKSGKKLKTFPGHPVSDRRVCSSGLVDRDQIAVSPDGKMIASIDDSNDMIKLWNIQSGSFLRYLKYESHRFAVWRRVVIIGKLAFSQDGKFLVGVHDSCGPHITPSKIVIWEVATGREIQSIQYNVQANWGSRTVNQYGDLLAVIERSRKLQIKVLQVRTGQIICTLTGNLSDDYGYPNQIIFSPDKRLVATRYSMSKFAIWNIATGRLIRTINTEDLEGDTDSEDPDPVLFSPDGKILAIAGIENITLWQVSSGEQIRTINRYHNGWGSCLAFSPNGQTLAFTENTGYSGYAIKLWDLKTGSEIYLSKNPLNRVISLNFSGNGQVLVSSYGDGTIVVWQQK from the coding sequence ATGGTCTCAAATGCAGAGCCGCCTCGTTCTGAAAATAGCGATCAAACTTGGGAATATTTACCCGCCACTTCCCACGATGTAGATCAAATTGCCTTTAGTCCTGATGGAAAAATATTAGCCAGCTACTATGGTAGATCGGTTGAAAGTGTCAAACTGTGGGATGTTGCGAGTGGAAAACAACTTTATGCTGCTAAGTGGGTAGACCTTCAAGACCTTGCTGGGGGGAACGAAGGGCTTGATTTTATGAATTACCAACCCTTATTTTTTAGCCCAAACGGCAAAGCGTTAACCTGGAAGGGCTTTGTTTGGGATTTGGCATTGGGCAAAGTAGTTAACGTAAAAGCACTAAAGTCACCTTTTAAACGTTTCCAGTGGCACAATGTTGCTGTTAGTCCAGATTTGCAAATAGCAGTCTCAACCGATCATGATGCCGGCATCATAAAGCTTTGGGAAACATCAACTGGAACGGAAATTTATACTTTCTTCCTTGAGAACAAAGTAAGGGATATTTATGTCAACCAGTTTAGCCCGGATGGCAAAATCTTTGCTAGCTTGATCTGGTTCTGGGATTATGGTGATGTTAGTCCTAACAGACGTGGCGAAGAGACAATAAAGTTATGGGAGGTCGAAACGGGGACAGAGCTTTGTAGTATTCCACTGCCAGGTGTAACAGGAGAAACTAAGTACCGTGGTACCCTTGCTTTTAGCTCAGATGGTCGTATTTTAGCAAGTAATTGTGGCGATACTTGGAGAAGAGTTATTGTTTTGTCAGAGACAGCTACGGGTAAAGAAATTTGCAGGTTTCAAGGATTCAGAAGGAAAAACTTCGCAGGTTTAGACAAAATTGTATCCCTTGCTTTCAGCCCTGACGATCAATTTTTAGCCAGTGGTGACTCAACTGGCACAATAACGCTATGGCAGATAAAAAAGGGATGGTTACAACCACTAACAGCTAAAAAAATTCAGACTTTTATCGATAATGCTTTCAATGAGCCTGTCAAAACCCTTGCGTTTAGTCCTGATAGGCAAACTTTGGCAAGTGGACTTGGCGACAATAATGGTGGAATTCTCCTATGGGATGTGAAAAGTGGGAAAAAACTTAAAACGTTTCCTGGTCATCCAGTATCAGATCGTAGAGTCTGCTCCTCTGGTCTCGTGGATCGTGACCAAATAGCTGTTAGTCCTGACGGAAAGATGATTGCCAGTATTGATGACTCCAATGACATGATTAAACTCTGGAACATACAAAGTGGCTCTTTCCTCCGTTACCTCAAATATGAATCTCATAGATTTGCAGTTTGGAGAAGAGTTGTCATCATTGGAAAACTTGCTTTTAGTCAAGATGGCAAGTTTTTAGTTGGTGTTCATGACAGTTGTGGTCCTCATATTACCCCATCAAAAATTGTTATATGGGAAGTTGCGACAGGTAGGGAAATTCAATCGATACAGTATAATGTTCAAGCAAATTGGGGTTCAAGAACTGTCAATCAATATGGGGATCTATTAGCAGTTATTGAAAGATCTAGGAAGTTGCAGATTAAAGTTTTGCAAGTTCGTACTGGTCAAATTATTTGTACGCTGACTGGTAACTTAAGTGATGACTACGGATACCCAAACCAAATTATCTTCAGTCCAGACAAGCGCCTCGTAGCTACTCGCTATAGTATGTCTAAGTTTGCAATCTGGAATATTGCAACTGGCAGGTTGATTCGTACTATCAATACTGAAGACCTTGAAGGCGATACCGACTCTGAAGATCCCGATCCAGTACTGTTTAGCCCAGATGGCAAAATTTTAGCGATCGCAGGAATCGAAAACATCACTTTATGGCAAGTTAGTTCTGGAGAACAAATACGCACTATTAATCGTTACCATAATGGTTGGGGAAGTTGCTTAGCTTTTAGCCCCAACGGACAAACTCTGGCGTTTACTGAGAACACCGGGTATAGTGGATATGCTATCAAACTTTGGGATCTGAAAACTGGCAGCGAGATTTATCTCTCCAAAAACCCCTTAAATAGGGTTATTTCGCTTAATTTCAGTGGAAATGGACAAGTTTTAGTGAGTAGTTACGGAGATGGCACGATCGTGGTGTGGCAGCAAAAGTAA
- a CDS encoding SUMF1/EgtB/PvdO family nonheme iron enzyme: MARNWAIAIGINQYNNLQRLNYAKLDAEAMCDWFREEARFDRVFLFTEDSQAIPGSAPIPTYPTYGNLWRFLRANFERPLLAAADNLWFFFAGHGCRESDRDYLMLLDSDPGDVEHTAIPVDFVTQRLRRSGADNVVLFLDACRDQGSKGGEGIGREHQGVVTFYSCGSGQKSYEIEHLRHGSFTQGLLEGLRITGEGNCATVERLDRYLQSRVPTINQQHRKPQQNPYATAEPAVKLHLILLPDQATLHDIATMKLDAYQAEVQEDWELARQLWIRVNVAARGSDMQAIEAFSRIDQRQRQSPIPEPVRLPNGGRSGGSQSAPTQENKLQVFQFDVVTVNTSGREVKREIGQAKYFTEDLGNGITLEMLAIPEGHFTMGASTDEKGSKDDERPQHKVTVQLFFIGKYLVSQEQYKQVMDNNPSGFRGAKHPVERVSWKNAVEFCKRLSQKTGRTYRLPSEAEWEYVCRAGTKTPFHFGQTITDQFANYDAKNTFANEAKGEYREQTTPVGNFQPNAFGLYDMHGNVWEWCGDEWHENYKGSPTDGSAWIGNEYDHQPRVLRGGSWNNLPENCRSADRLRSLPDCKYNDLGFRVVCDVALKTL, encoded by the coding sequence ATGGCTAGAAATTGGGCGATCGCTATTGGAATTAATCAATACAACAACCTTCAGCGGCTAAACTACGCCAAACTAGATGCTGAGGCAATGTGTGATTGGTTTCGAGAGGAAGCACGGTTTGACAGAGTGTTTTTGTTTACAGAGGACTCACAAGCAATTCCGGGTTCTGCACCCATTCCCACTTACCCTACCTACGGTAACTTGTGGCGATTCTTACGGGCAAACTTTGAAAGACCACTATTGGCAGCAGCTGATAACCTTTGGTTTTTCTTTGCCGGACACGGTTGTCGTGAAAGCGATCGCGACTATCTTATGCTTTTGGATAGCGATCCAGGAGATGTAGAACATACGGCAATTCCTGTTGATTTCGTTACCCAAAGACTACGTCGCAGTGGGGCAGATAATGTAGTGTTGTTTTTGGATGCCTGCCGAGATCAAGGAAGTAAGGGAGGAGAAGGTATTGGCAGAGAACATCAGGGAGTCGTTACCTTTTACTCTTGTGGTTCCGGTCAAAAATCTTATGAAATTGAGCACTTGCGGCACGGCTCATTCACTCAAGGGTTGTTAGAGGGGTTGAGGATAACCGGCGAAGGGAATTGCGCTACAGTCGAAAGGCTGGATCGATATTTACAGTCGAGAGTTCCAACAATCAACCAACAGCATCGCAAACCTCAACAAAATCCTTATGCTACAGCCGAACCTGCCGTAAAGCTACACCTAATTTTGTTACCCGATCAAGCCACTCTTCATGATATCGCCACGATGAAACTTGACGCTTATCAAGCAGAAGTTCAGGAAGATTGGGAATTAGCTAGACAGCTATGGATTCGAGTGAATGTGGCTGCTAGAGGTTCAGATATGCAGGCAATTGAGGCATTCTCCAGAATTGACCAGCGACAAAGACAGTCTCCAATTCCTGAACCTGTACGTTTGCCAAACGGAGGGAGGTCAGGTGGTTCTCAATCTGCACCTACCCAGGAAAATAAACTACAGGTTTTTCAGTTTGACGTAGTGACTGTTAATACTAGTGGTCGCGAAGTTAAGCGAGAAATAGGTCAAGCCAAATATTTTACTGAAGACCTAGGAAATGGTATCACCTTGGAAATGCTTGCTATCCCTGAAGGTCATTTTACTATGGGTGCTTCAACAGATGAGAAAGGTAGTAAGGACGATGAACGTCCTCAACATAAAGTCACTGTTCAACTCTTCTTTATAGGCAAATACCTTGTTAGCCAAGAACAGTACAAACAGGTGATGGATAACAATCCATCCGGCTTCAGGGGAGCAAAACATCCTGTAGAACGAGTGTCCTGGAAAAATGCAGTAGAATTTTGCAAAAGGCTGAGCCAAAAGACAGGACGCACTTATAGATTACCGAGTGAGGCAGAATGGGAATATGTTTGTAGGGCAGGAACGAAGACACCATTTCACTTTGGTCAGACAATTACGGATCAGTTTGCTAATTATGATGCAAAGAACACCTTTGCTAATGAAGCCAAAGGGGAGTATCGAGAACAAACCACGCCAGTAGGAAACTTTCAACCCAATGCTTTTGGCTTATACGATATGCATGGCAATGTATGGGAATGGTGTGGTGATGAGTGGCATGAAAACTACAAAGGTTCACCCACAGACGGAAGCGCGTGGATAGGGAATGAATACGATCATCAACCCCGAGTGCTGCGCGGTGGTTCGTGGAACAACCTTCCTGAAAACTGCCGTTCTGCCGACCGCCTTAGGAGCCTCCCAGACTGTAAGTACAATGACCTCGGTTTTCGGGTGGTGTGTGATGTTGCGCTGAAGACTCTTTAG